One window of the Eucalyptus grandis isolate ANBG69807.140 chromosome 6, ASM1654582v1, whole genome shotgun sequence genome contains the following:
- the LOC104448538 gene encoding EP1-like glycoprotein 4, with product MVLYDSKGNFVWQSFDSPTDTLLVGQSLRARAVSKLVSRASETDNSNGPYSLVIEPKQLSLYYTSKNSPKPLLYYTFAEKMYLGKESVGQVTLETAPETDEGYAYEITLKYAAANKTSGEGGRIILARPKYNSTLTILRLGIDGNLQAYTYYDKVNYRAWEVTFSLFSQDGDWDTECQLPSRCGNFGLCANSQCVACPSANGLLGWSESCAPPRVTSCQPGYFGYYKLAGVDHFLSKYTKGEGPMKEGDCGGKCSKDCKCLGYFYNQETSRCWIAYELKTLIKVANSTHVGYIKVPKK from the coding sequence ATGGTTCTCTATGACTCCAAGGGCAATTTCGTGTGGCAAAGCTTCGACTCGCCCACGGACACCCTCCTTGTGGGCCAGTCCTTGCGGGCCAGAGCAGTGAGCAAGCTTGTGAGCCGGGCCTCGGAGACGGACAACTCCAATGGTCCATACAGCCTGGTCATAGAGCCCAAGCAATTGTCCCTCTATTACACTAGCAAGAACTCTCCAAAGCCGCTCCTGTACTACACATTTGCGGAAAAAATGTACCTCGGCAAGGAGTCCGTAGGCCAAGTGACCCTTGAAACTGCGCCGGAGACTGATGAGGGCTACGCCTACGAAATCACTCTGAAATATGCAGCAGCCAACAAGACGAGCGGCGAGGGTGGCAGAATCATATTGGCTAGGCCCAAGTATAATTCCACACTGACCATACTAAGGCTCGGGATCGACGGCAACCTTCAGGCCTACACTTACTATGACAAGGTGAACTACCGGGCTTGGGAGGTCaccttctccctcttctctcaaGACGGGGACTGGGACACCGAGTGCCAATTGCCTAGCCGGTGTGGGAACTTTGGGCTCTGCGCGAACAGCCAGTGTGTGGCATGCCCGTCGGCCAATGGGCTTTTGGGCTGGAGCGAGAGCTGCGCGCCGCCGAGGGTCACGAGCTGTCAACCGGGCTACTTCGGCTACTACAAGCTGGCTGGGGTGGACCATTTCCTGAGCAAGTACACGAAGGGTGAAGGGCCGATGAAGGAAGGGGATTGTGGGGGCAAGTGCAGCAAGGACTGCAAGTGCCTGGGTTATTTCTACAACCAAGAGACTTCTCGATGCTGGATCGCTTACGAGCTCAAGACACTGATCAAGGTCGCTAATTCCACGCACGTGGGCTACATCAAAGTGCCCAAGAAATAA